The genomic segment ACACCGCTCGGGAATTCGACCCGGCCGGGACGGCGGGCCATGGCCTTGACCGCGAGCCCGGACCGGGCCAGCCGCGCGACGACCGATCGGCCGACGGTGCCGGTCGCACCGGTTACCAATACGGACATGTCAGGCTCCTTCGTGTGCGATCTTCGCGATGTTGTCGCGCAATTGCTCGTGCCAGGCGATTTCGGTGCGCAGCCGCGCGATCTGATGCTCGGCCACCAATTTCTCGGCGGTGCTCAACCACGGCAGCGCACCGGTCAGCCGGCTTTCGGCAGTGGCCAGCGAAGCACCGAGTTCGAGCAGCCGCGCACGGGTGATTTCGTGGAGGATGTCCTCGGACACCGAGCCGCTGTGCGCCAACGCGAGGTCGAACGGATCGGTGGCCACCACCACCGTCCGGAGCATCTGGTCGTGCAGGGTCTCCAGTGCGCGCCGACCATCGGAGGTGATCCGGTAGATCGTGCGCTCGGGGTAGTTGCCCTGCCGTTCGGTACGCACCTCCTCGACCAGACCCTCACGCACCAGGCGGGTCAGCACCCCATATATCGCACCGGGCTTGATATCGGTCCAGCTCTCGGCCCGGTCCTCGGCGACCTGTAAGCGCATCTGATGCCCGTGCATCGGTCCGCGCTCGGCCAGTGTGCTCAAGACGAACAACCTACTCACACTCATGAGACTACTCTCGCGTTAGTAGTCTCGTATGTCAAGGTGGAGGAATTTGAGCAGGCCGTACCGGTTGACATGGTGGATCGACCGAGCAGGCGAGGTCACGGGGCCCGGGAAGGGACCCGCCTGACCCCCGCGTGCCACCCGGTGATCAGCGCGCCACTGCCGCACGATGCGATGCCGGGGATGACC from the Nocardia sp. BMG111209 genome contains:
- a CDS encoding PadR family transcriptional regulator yields the protein MSVSRLFVLSTLAERGPMHGHQMRLQVAEDRAESWTDIKPGAIYGVLTRLVREGLVEEVRTERQGNYPERTIYRITSDGRRALETLHDQMLRTVVVATDPFDLALAHSGSVSEDILHEITRARLLELGASLATAESRLTGALPWLSTAEKLVAEHQIARLRTEIAWHEQLRDNIAKIAHEGA